In a genomic window of Amycolatopsis japonica:
- a CDS encoding Gp19/Gp15/Gp42 family protein, with the protein MAYATTKDVSDRFIRPLDTDEQRVVATRLDDAERMLRRRVPDLDDQIVAGTIDQDDVVMIEADMVLRLIRNPDGYKSETEGDYSYTISAEVASGRLEVLRDEWALLGVRSSTYVIAPEFDLPWKSRPLNWWELNL; encoded by the coding sequence ATGGCGTACGCCACGACGAAAGACGTGAGCGACCGGTTCATCCGCCCCCTCGACACCGACGAACAGCGCGTCGTAGCCACCCGGCTCGACGACGCCGAGCGGATGCTCCGCCGTCGCGTTCCCGATCTTGATGACCAGATCGTCGCTGGCACCATCGACCAGGACGACGTCGTGATGATCGAGGCCGACATGGTCCTCCGGCTCATTCGCAACCCCGACGGCTACAAGTCCGAGACCGAGGGGGACTACTCGTACACGATCTCCGCTGAAGTGGCCTCCGGCCGGCTGGAGGTCCTGCGCGACGAGTGGGCCCTCCTCGGCGTCCGGTCCAGCACCTACGTCATCGCACCGGAGTTTGACCTTCCCTGGAAGTCGCGCCCGCTCAACTGGTGGGAGCTGAACCTGTGA
- a CDS encoding DUF5403 family protein: MAYVYSDRTVNRIVSRLEGVRAAVADAALEIAADAEARLAGHRETGRARIEVEQGRVDSYVYLVDEAALSIEFGHWVEGAYKPNVPTYVEGLYIISGAAGLI; encoded by the coding sequence ATGGCCTACGTCTACTCGGACAGGACCGTCAACCGGATCGTGTCCCGCCTGGAGGGTGTCCGCGCGGCAGTCGCCGACGCGGCACTGGAGATCGCGGCCGACGCAGAAGCACGACTCGCCGGGCACCGCGAAACCGGACGCGCCCGCATCGAGGTCGAGCAGGGCCGCGTCGACTCTTACGTCTACCTCGTGGACGAGGCCGCGCTGTCCATCGAGTTCGGCCACTGGGTGGAAGGGGCGTACAAGCCCAACGTGCCCACGTATGTCGAGGGCCTGTACATCATCTCCGGCGCGGCCGGGCTGATCTAA
- a CDS encoding phage tail tube protein produces the protein MALNNEAVLTASKGYILTGAVNATEPTPAQIKAFSETTPPSGLTLLGHTSREDLPEFGFDGGDTETRGTWQNEALKEVVTDPAVEYVTFNLLQFDEEGLSLYYSRANTDTGNGVYRASPNTKPNERSLLIVVVDGGHKVGFFAPKVSIRREDAISLEVDNFGALPLRATILSPGAGAEPFAWIDEDVINPAVTP, from the coding sequence ATGGCACTGAACAACGAAGCGGTTCTTACCGCGTCGAAGGGGTACATCCTCACGGGCGCCGTTAACGCCACCGAGCCGACCCCGGCTCAGATCAAGGCGTTCTCGGAGACCACGCCCCCGTCCGGACTTACGCTGCTCGGCCACACGAGCCGCGAGGACCTTCCGGAATTCGGCTTCGACGGTGGCGACACGGAGACCCGGGGTACCTGGCAGAACGAGGCCCTGAAAGAGGTTGTCACCGATCCGGCCGTCGAGTACGTGACCTTCAACCTCCTCCAGTTCGATGAGGAGGGCCTGTCGCTGTACTACAGCCGGGCAAACACCGATACGGGGAACGGCGTCTACCGGGCCAGCCCGAACACGAAGCCGAACGAGCGCTCCCTCTTGATCGTCGTCGTGGACGGCGGACACAAGGTGGGCTTCTTCGCCCCGAAGGTCAGCATTCGGCGTGAGGATGCGATCTCGCTGGAAGTCGACAACTTCGGCGCGCTTCCGCTGCGAGCGACCATCCTGTCGCCCGGCGCTGGTGCGGAGCCGTTCGCGTGGATCGACGAAGACGTGATCAACCCCGCTGTAACCCCCTGA
- a CDS encoding phage tail assembly protein, whose product MTNTYSLDSLKADLDKEFAPLKLEVAGEELVLRNLMRVGEKDREAVLGALKAVEALNIDEENTSPEDISVLARHIETILVIVTANGKGQKLADAVNGDVALSMRIVELWVEATQPGEAENSPA is encoded by the coding sequence ATGACCAACACGTACTCCCTCGACAGCCTGAAGGCTGACCTGGATAAGGAATTCGCCCCGCTGAAGCTGGAGGTCGCCGGTGAGGAGCTGGTCCTCCGCAACCTGATGCGCGTCGGCGAGAAGGACAGGGAGGCCGTCCTCGGCGCGCTGAAAGCGGTCGAAGCGCTGAACATCGACGAGGAGAACACGAGTCCCGAGGACATTTCGGTTCTGGCTCGGCACATCGAGACGATTCTGGTGATCGTGACCGCCAACGGAAAGGGCCAGAAGCTGGCTGACGCCGTGAACGGCGATGTCGCCCTGTCCATGCGGATCGTCGAGCTTTGGGTGGAGGCGACCCAGCCGGGGGAAGCGGAGAACTCGCCCGCCTGA
- a CDS encoding phage tail protein, translating to MAKGPGTKNTVGKVGVKVTPDTSKFAEELKAKLEQIEKNARVEIPVDLDTKEAAAQFQALKARLEAQEINAKVNVDQSGIRRLSSSLRAIGQDGNLFTRLGQSLSSAGASAERMAQAIVTMRREMAAMAAQTAIWAGQVVRSVVSINNAKTAWTGLQLAALRVGDTLSKIPSLAGLARDLALTGRIAGMLAVDKVQAFGKSIASAKTYTEGFKTAMTGVGVYAIKASDAVSNLGKRIKSITWNDVTNGLRNATRSVAMFGRSVNKNMGKSVDRTILGVGRGIRSAFDGASSIFKQMGDAVGSAAGKLGELGRTGWILVGVVVLLAPLIGLIAGLLAGLPSLVFAFGGAIAAVALGFEGIKKAASSLGPQVDKLKASLSDTFAKGLTPVFQQLGQIFPVLQTGLNQVAQGLIPMAKAFTDVVTSAAGMQQISNILANTGKFFTALAPMVTQFMQAFLTLADVGSQSFGVLSGVLVDFATQFNQIVNNLNASGALTSALQGLGKVTGSLLSMFGRLFEAGVVAMGQLGGPLSTFVDGFANALVALMPALTSISGLLFNVLGKALSAIAPVIEKLTPAFTMLADTLGSLLVGAIDGLAPILTALAEILGTVILTALQALQPVIPPLVQFLGQLGKVIGDALLQAFQALSPLLPIIAKAITDILMAVTPLLPAIIQLVQAGLQAFLAIVIPLIPLLIQLVQTVLPIFVELFQSAVPVLVQVAQAIAQILPPIAEIVGTIITALMPVFEGVLALVQKVWPGIRDIIQGAMKIISGIIKSVMAALKGDWTGAWNGIKDVVSGAWQMIKGAVSAAINTVIHYVRDMPGRILSALGNLGDLLWKAGKAIIDGLLRGLKAAWGAVTDFVGGIASWIKNNKGPISYDRRLLVPAGKAIMNGLHEGLSRDFEKVRSLVTGMGDRIAYAFDGSSVGSAWAQSVRDGTPEAISSVEDLMSAVNKTASVEWQGAVSADGFGSIGDRVAAALAGWSVDIDGDGIARLVNKSNNRKKRRG from the coding sequence ATGGCGAAGGGCCCGGGGACTAAGAACACGGTCGGCAAGGTCGGCGTCAAGGTCACCCCCGACACGAGCAAGTTCGCCGAAGAGCTGAAGGCGAAGCTCGAACAGATCGAGAAGAACGCCCGGGTAGAGATCCCGGTCGACCTCGACACCAAGGAAGCCGCTGCCCAGTTCCAGGCCCTGAAGGCTCGCCTGGAGGCCCAAGAGATCAACGCCAAGGTCAACGTCGACCAGAGCGGAATTCGCCGTCTCAGCAGCTCCCTGAGGGCGATCGGCCAGGACGGCAACCTCTTCACCCGCCTCGGGCAGAGCCTCAGCAGCGCGGGTGCCAGCGCCGAACGTATGGCTCAGGCCATCGTCACGATGCGCCGGGAGATGGCCGCGATGGCGGCCCAGACAGCGATCTGGGCGGGGCAGGTCGTCCGGTCTGTCGTATCGATCAACAACGCGAAGACGGCATGGACGGGGCTCCAGCTCGCCGCGCTCCGGGTGGGCGACACGCTGTCGAAGATCCCCAGCCTCGCCGGCCTCGCTCGTGACCTCGCTCTTACCGGACGAATCGCCGGGATGCTCGCAGTCGACAAGGTCCAGGCGTTCGGTAAGTCGATCGCCAGCGCCAAGACGTACACCGAGGGCTTCAAAACGGCCATGACGGGCGTCGGCGTCTACGCCATCAAGGCGTCCGACGCGGTCAGCAACCTTGGCAAGCGGATCAAGTCCATCACCTGGAACGACGTCACGAACGGACTCCGCAACGCCACGCGCTCCGTCGCAATGTTCGGACGCTCGGTCAACAAGAACATGGGCAAGAGCGTCGACCGGACGATTCTGGGCGTAGGCAGGGGAATCCGTTCCGCGTTCGACGGCGCGAGCTCAATTTTCAAACAGATGGGGGACGCGGTCGGCTCGGCCGCCGGAAAGCTCGGCGAACTGGGCCGTACCGGCTGGATTCTGGTTGGCGTCGTGGTCCTCCTGGCGCCGCTGATCGGCCTCATAGCTGGTCTGCTGGCGGGCCTGCCGTCCCTGGTATTCGCTTTCGGCGGGGCGATCGCGGCGGTCGCGCTCGGGTTCGAAGGCATCAAGAAGGCCGCCAGCTCGTTGGGGCCGCAGGTCGACAAGCTGAAGGCGTCGCTCAGCGACACGTTCGCCAAGGGGCTGACTCCGGTCTTCCAGCAGCTCGGCCAGATCTTCCCCGTCCTACAGACCGGCTTGAACCAGGTCGCGCAGGGCCTCATCCCGATGGCGAAGGCGTTCACGGACGTCGTCACGTCGGCGGCAGGGATGCAGCAGATCAGCAACATCCTTGCGAACACGGGGAAATTCTTTACCGCGCTCGCGCCGATGGTCACTCAGTTCATGCAAGCGTTCCTCACGCTCGCCGACGTGGGCTCCCAGTCCTTCGGTGTGCTGAGCGGTGTGCTGGTCGACTTCGCCACCCAGTTCAACCAGATCGTCAACAACCTCAACGCATCCGGCGCACTGACGAGCGCGCTCCAGGGCCTCGGCAAGGTGACCGGGTCGCTCCTGTCGATGTTCGGCCGGCTGTTCGAAGCGGGCGTGGTGGCCATGGGCCAGCTCGGCGGACCGCTCTCGACGTTCGTGGACGGGTTCGCCAATGCCCTCGTGGCACTGATGCCCGCGCTGACGTCGATTTCGGGTCTGCTGTTCAACGTCCTGGGCAAGGCGCTCTCGGCAATCGCACCGGTTATCGAGAAGTTGACCCCCGCCTTCACGATGCTCGCCGACACGCTCGGCTCGCTCCTCGTGGGCGCGATCGACGGCCTGGCACCGATCCTGACGGCACTGGCCGAGATCCTGGGCACGGTCATCCTGACCGCCCTGCAAGCACTTCAGCCGGTGATCCCGCCGCTCGTGCAGTTCCTCGGCCAGCTCGGCAAGGTCATCGGCGACGCGCTTCTCCAGGCGTTCCAAGCACTTTCGCCGCTGCTCCCGATCATCGCGAAGGCGATCACCGACATCCTGATGGCGGTGACCCCGCTACTTCCGGCGATCATCCAGCTCGTCCAGGCGGGACTTCAGGCGTTCCTCGCGATCGTGATTCCGTTGATCCCGCTGCTGATCCAGCTCGTGCAGACGGTGCTTCCGATCTTCGTGGAACTGTTCCAGTCGGCCGTCCCGGTCCTGGTACAGGTCGCCCAGGCAATCGCCCAGATCCTCCCGCCCATCGCGGAAATCGTCGGCACGATCATCACGGCACTGATGCCCGTGTTCGAGGGCGTACTTGCCTTGGTACAGAAGGTATGGCCCGGAATCCGGGACATCATCCAGGGCGCCATGAAGATCATTTCCGGGATCATCAAGTCGGTCATGGCCGCGCTCAAGGGCGATTGGACCGGCGCCTGGAACGGGATCAAGGACGTCGTTTCCGGGGCGTGGCAAATGATCAAGGGCGCCGTGAGCGCCGCGATCAACACGGTAATCCACTACGTCCGCGACATGCCCGGCCGGATTCTCAGTGCCCTTGGGAACCTCGGAGATCTGCTGTGGAAGGCAGGTAAGGCGATCATCGACGGCCTTCTGCGCGGCCTGAAGGCGGCCTGGGGCGCGGTGACGGATTTCGTCGGTGGCATCGCGAGCTGGATCAAGAACAACAAGGGCCCGATCTCCTACGACCGTCGGCTCCTTGTCCCCGCCGGTAAGGCGATCATGAACGGCCTCCACGAAGGACTCTCGCGGGACTTCGAGAAGGTCCGGTCCCTCGTCACCGGTATGGGCGACCGAATCGCGTATGCGTTCGATGGTTCCTCTGTCGGCTCCGCGTGGGCCCAGTCCGTCCGGGACGGCACCCCCGAGGCGATCAGCTCTGTCGAAGACCTCATGAGCGCGGTCAACAAGACCGCATCCGTGGAGTGGCAAGGCGCCGTGTCAGCCGACGGGTTCGGCTCCATCGGAGACCGAGTCGCGGCAGCCCTTGCTGGCTGGTCGGTCGATATCGACGGGGACGGAATCGCCCGTCTCGTGAACAAGTCCAACAACAGGAAGAAGAGGCGAGGGTGA
- a CDS encoding phage head spike fiber domain-containing protein: MKTSVVRYGGVHQALSGARTMDVTGHRAEYEFEWKYLERSEWMWLEALHLRHIPGPFALLNPLRKNRLSASASSLIPTSVTGVGLDLTRYTYSWDNSYPADELAGPGVRALRLDSWTSVGVGHMRFDGFRPTAVRVGEQITASVWLKAPADPSALLALDYTDRDGNQVTSPPWEAQAVTSAWARYSITKTVPAGVAGVRFAVLTGAAAPAMSMAAPQVELGPAPTSWEPGGAAPRVLIDQLASTSPIFPLTDCSLTLLEA, from the coding sequence ATGAAGACCTCGGTGGTCCGGTACGGAGGCGTCCACCAAGCGCTCTCTGGCGCCCGGACGATGGACGTGACGGGACACCGTGCCGAATACGAGTTCGAGTGGAAGTACCTGGAGCGGTCCGAGTGGATGTGGCTGGAGGCCCTGCACCTCCGCCACATTCCCGGCCCGTTCGCACTGCTAAACCCGCTTCGTAAGAACCGGCTGTCCGCTTCGGCCTCCTCGTTGATCCCTACGAGCGTGACCGGTGTGGGTCTCGACCTGACGCGGTACACATATTCCTGGGACAACTCGTATCCGGCCGACGAATTGGCCGGTCCCGGCGTCCGAGCGTTGCGGCTGGACTCGTGGACTTCCGTAGGCGTGGGCCATATGCGATTCGACGGCTTCCGGCCCACGGCTGTGCGCGTAGGTGAGCAGATCACGGCGTCTGTGTGGCTGAAAGCGCCGGCCGACCCGAGCGCACTGCTTGCACTCGACTACACCGACCGGGACGGCAACCAGGTCACGAGTCCGCCGTGGGAGGCACAGGCGGTGACTTCCGCTTGGGCCCGTTACTCGATCACGAAGACCGTCCCCGCTGGCGTCGCCGGTGTCCGGTTCGCAGTACTCACCGGGGCCGCTGCCCCGGCCATGTCCATGGCAGCCCCACAAGTCGAACTGGGGCCTGCTCCGACTTCCTGGGAGCCGGGGGGTGCCGCACCACGCGTGCTTATCGACCAGCTCGCCTCCACCTCCCCGATCTTCCCCCTGACCGACTGCTCACTGACCCTCTTGGAGGCGTAA
- a CDS encoding glycoside hydrolase domain-containing protein: MPTYSEYWVDYSARKISGAAMAAARIGPNGERCTGTIRYIDAPHLLSTKHTNKSEYDDLIAHGLKVRLVHQGNTKDADSGFHGGVSRARRAKAGADHLGYTGVIFFTNDRTTLPDPAAWRAYLDGAASVLGRERVGAYGFANALNAAVGHASAFWQAGRESDLVPHTNVYQWNNGRVYISGTECDLNKVIRDYVPGGSSAPSTPTTTQEDEDDEVSYYPKELPVSMNESGVTLPWDGRAAVLNVASTGTVVFVGKPLNWGPRGGTGGGDTTVPGVNPSRVEVNQPGQYHIPAGTTRIYYRWSCATPHFVWVKAT, from the coding sequence GTGCCCACGTACTCCGAGTACTGGGTGGACTATTCCGCTCGCAAGATATCGGGCGCCGCGATGGCGGCTGCCCGGATCGGCCCTAACGGAGAGCGGTGCACCGGAACGATCCGGTACATCGACGCCCCCCATCTCCTCTCCACGAAGCACACGAACAAGTCCGAGTACGACGACCTGATCGCCCACGGGCTCAAGGTCCGCCTCGTCCACCAGGGCAACACAAAGGACGCCGATTCCGGCTTCCACGGCGGTGTGAGCCGCGCGCGCCGCGCGAAGGCGGGAGCCGACCACCTGGGCTACACCGGGGTCATCTTCTTCACCAACGACCGGACGACCCTCCCGGACCCGGCCGCCTGGCGGGCCTATCTCGACGGCGCTGCCTCCGTCCTGGGCCGGGAACGTGTTGGGGCTTATGGGTTTGCCAACGCACTGAACGCCGCCGTAGGGCACGCGTCAGCCTTCTGGCAGGCCGGCCGCGAAAGCGACCTCGTCCCCCACACGAACGTCTACCAGTGGAACAACGGCCGGGTCTACATCTCCGGCACGGAATGCGACCTGAACAAGGTCATTAGGGACTACGTCCCCGGCGGATCTTCCGCCCCGTCCACCCCCACCACCACACAGGAAGATGAGGACGACGAGGTGTCGTACTACCCGAAGGAACTGCCCGTCTCGATGAACGAGTCGGGCGTGACCCTGCCGTGGGACGGCCGCGCTGCGGTCCTGAACGTCGCCAGCACGGGGACGGTCGTGTTCGTCGGTAAGCCCCTGAATTGGGGCCCTCGCGGCGGAACCGGCGGCGGAGACACCACCGTTCCGGGCGTGAACCCGAGCCGTGTCGAAGTCAACCAGCCGGGCCAGTACCACATCCCGGCGGGCACGACCCGGATCTACTACCGATGGTCCTGCGCCACTCCGCACTTCGTGTGGGTCAAGGCCACCTGA
- a CDS encoding recombinase family protein, translating into MAKKVDRRQTGLRVLGRVRLSRFTEESTSVERQREAIESWAKIHGHVIVGWAVDVDFSRSIRPFDAPELGPWLNEPAKAAQWDILVAKRLDRLGAGLKLAPLYSWCLENDKDIICTTQPFNLRTPEGRIIANVLAEIAQGEWEATQERVLDSRQKLRELGRWPGGQPPYGYVPVKTEDGWLLEQDPHAVEVIRGMIALLSAGASLAGITAGLTERGELAPREYFRSLNGKPTEGKAWGAATVQNVLTSKALVGEVEHQGVTVRGENAQPVSPIRNPILTLSEYQDVVSKVELRKFKRTRTARTAPLSGVSKCAECGGNLHGDHQNVKGREYRYYRCRNRCGQSIPADLLEEMAEREFLEQLGAVEVHEPVFVPAEDHTAELEAAEKAVDELVKLMGSAESDRVRARLSRQLSALDDQIAELEKLPQRPASIEYRPVGRTYGAMWEEAASSPEDRRSLLINSGIEIDAKMLGRSRSGSGGVFEFAIRVPEDIRERMSKA; encoded by the coding sequence ATGGCGAAGAAGGTAGATCGCAGGCAGACGGGGCTCCGGGTGCTGGGGAGGGTGCGTCTCAGCCGGTTCACCGAGGAGTCGACGTCAGTCGAGCGACAGCGGGAGGCGATCGAATCCTGGGCCAAGATCCACGGGCACGTCATCGTCGGCTGGGCGGTAGACGTTGACTTCAGCCGGAGCATTCGCCCGTTCGATGCCCCCGAGCTGGGCCCTTGGCTAAACGAACCGGCGAAGGCGGCTCAATGGGACATTCTAGTCGCCAAGCGTCTCGACCGACTCGGGGCGGGGCTGAAGCTCGCACCGCTGTACTCATGGTGCCTGGAGAACGATAAGGACATCATCTGCACTACGCAGCCGTTCAACCTGAGGACGCCCGAGGGGCGGATCATCGCGAACGTCCTTGCGGAGATCGCACAGGGTGAGTGGGAGGCCACGCAGGAGCGGGTGCTCGACTCCAGGCAGAAGCTCCGCGAACTCGGAAGATGGCCCGGCGGGCAGCCGCCGTACGGGTATGTGCCGGTGAAGACTGAGGATGGGTGGCTGCTTGAGCAGGACCCTCACGCGGTTGAGGTAATCAGGGGCATGATCGCCCTCCTGTCCGCTGGCGCGTCGCTTGCGGGTATCACGGCCGGCCTAACGGAGCGGGGCGAGTTGGCCCCCAGGGAGTACTTCAGGTCGCTGAACGGCAAGCCAACTGAGGGGAAGGCGTGGGGAGCGGCGACAGTTCAGAACGTACTGACATCCAAGGCGCTGGTGGGGGAGGTGGAGCACCAGGGCGTGACGGTTCGCGGAGAGAACGCCCAGCCAGTCTCGCCGATCCGGAACCCCATCCTCACTCTCAGTGAGTATCAGGACGTGGTCTCGAAGGTAGAACTCCGGAAGTTCAAGCGCACACGGACGGCCAGGACGGCGCCCTTGTCGGGAGTCTCGAAGTGCGCGGAATGCGGTGGCAACCTGCACGGTGACCATCAGAACGTGAAGGGTAGGGAGTACCGCTACTACAGGTGTCGGAATCGCTGCGGCCAATCCATCCCCGCTGATCTGCTGGAGGAGATGGCGGAGAGGGAATTCCTGGAGCAGCTCGGGGCGGTCGAGGTACACGAGCCCGTCTTCGTGCCCGCCGAGGATCACACTGCGGAACTGGAAGCCGCCGAGAAGGCCGTGGACGAGTTGGTGAAGTTGATGGGCTCCGCTGAGTCAGACCGAGTACGCGCCCGCCTGTCTCGACAACTGAGCGCCCTGGATGACCAAATAGCTGAGTTGGAGAAGCTGCCACAGCGCCCGGCCTCGATCGAATACCGGCCTGTGGGGCGCACCTATGGAGCGATGTGGGAAGAGGCAGCGTCGTCTCCCGAGGATCGGCGCTCACTGTTGATCAACTCCGGTATTGAGATCGATGCGAAGATGCTCGGGCGATCGCGCAGCGGGAGCGGCGGGGTGTTCGAGTTCGCCATCCGGGTCCCTGAAGACATCCGCGAGCGGATGTCCAAAGCCTGA
- a CDS encoding isocitrate lyase/PEP mutase family protein: MTAFAALHVPGSPLLLPNVWEFGAAAFLATQGFPALGTTSLGVSAAEGEPDGAPSSKDATVRLARRLAGLDALISVDLADGFSEDPGEVGALAAELAEAGVAGINLEDALGDPVRHAAKIAAAKDRAPGLFVNARTDTHWLGEPDIGAAIDRSLSYVDAGADGVFVPGLAEAEDVERLVKAVGVPVNLLFLPGKVTVAGLAGLGVARISLGSLPYRMALAATLRTVEAVRDGGELPPAPPSYADVAALLPDSH; this comes from the coding sequence ATGACCGCCTTCGCCGCACTCCACGTCCCCGGTTCCCCGCTGCTCCTGCCGAACGTCTGGGAGTTCGGCGCCGCCGCCTTCCTGGCCACGCAAGGCTTCCCGGCACTCGGCACGACCAGCCTCGGGGTCTCGGCCGCCGAGGGCGAGCCGGACGGTGCCCCGTCCTCGAAGGACGCCACCGTCCGGCTGGCGCGGCGGCTCGCCGGGCTCGACGCGCTGATCAGCGTCGACCTCGCCGACGGGTTCAGCGAAGACCCGGGCGAGGTCGGCGCGCTGGCGGCGGAGCTCGCCGAAGCCGGTGTCGCGGGCATCAACCTCGAAGACGCCCTGGGCGACCCGGTGCGGCACGCGGCCAAGATCGCGGCCGCGAAGGACCGCGCCCCCGGTCTGTTCGTCAACGCCCGCACGGACACGCATTGGCTGGGAGAGCCCGACATCGGCGCCGCGATCGACCGTTCTCTGTCCTATGTGGATGCAGGAGCGGACGGCGTGTTCGTGCCGGGGCTCGCCGAAGCCGAGGACGTCGAGCGGCTGGTGAAGGCCGTCGGGGTGCCGGTGAACCTGCTGTTCCTGCCCGGAAAGGTCACCGTCGCGGGGCTCGCCGGGCTCGGCGTCGCCCGGATCAGCCTCGGGTCGCTGCCGTACCGGATGGCGCTGGCCGCCACGCTGCGCACGGTGGAGGCCGTGCGCGACGGCGGCGAACTCCCGCCGGCCCCGCCCTCCTACGCCGACGTCGCGGCCCTGCTCCCGGATTCTCATTAA
- a CDS encoding PH domain-containing protein, with the protein MTSGEFEGWNTLDKRTLAVTAVMMTGAAVGAAIPTTAAIVGGGASFWVALAWVVAGGLVLVAGGVLADLFYWKGVRYRLTPERLETAFTLVFRSRKSLQRERIRNVDLTANPLHRLFGVAVVTIGTGSHESGGQGRIKLNPVSRAEAERLRAELLRRTETVETDEDAPLAELDRSWIRYAPMSFLTPALGLAAGGGLMQVSEWAGLQKGLIDWVIGLFRGIPLVVAILILLAIAMLVGLIGALGLWVEMWWNYRLDREAGGTLRVRRGLFTTRSISIEERRMRGIDLVEPLGNRISGAARVDAIATGMRQSDDKDKTDYHTLLPAAPVATANRIAAAVLREPVSPTEAVRLTGHPRAARGRLLRWWIGSVVVLLAIFAILGFLLTDVLLVIGAALGVVLLPASVLLALDAYRNLGHGITGRYLVGRHGTVRRSTFALERDGVIGWTVKQSIFQRRKGLLTVVATTAAGAGAYSVYDAGEEQGLLFAEESVPELLTPFLERA; encoded by the coding sequence ATGACCTCGGGCGAATTCGAGGGCTGGAACACGCTCGACAAGCGGACACTCGCCGTCACCGCGGTGATGATGACCGGCGCGGCCGTCGGTGCCGCGATCCCGACCACGGCCGCGATCGTCGGCGGCGGCGCGAGCTTTTGGGTCGCGCTCGCCTGGGTCGTGGCGGGCGGGCTGGTCCTCGTCGCCGGCGGCGTGCTGGCGGATCTCTTCTACTGGAAGGGGGTTCGCTACCGGCTCACGCCGGAACGCCTGGAGACGGCGTTCACCCTGGTCTTCCGCTCGCGGAAATCCCTGCAGCGCGAGCGGATCCGCAACGTCGACCTGACGGCGAACCCGCTGCACCGGCTGTTCGGCGTGGCGGTGGTGACCATCGGCACCGGCTCGCACGAGTCGGGCGGGCAAGGCCGCATCAAGCTCAACCCCGTCTCGCGCGCCGAAGCCGAGCGGCTGCGCGCGGAACTGTTGCGCCGCACGGAAACCGTGGAGACCGACGAGGACGCGCCGCTGGCCGAACTCGACCGGAGCTGGATCCGCTACGCGCCGATGTCGTTCCTCACCCCGGCGCTGGGGCTCGCCGCGGGCGGCGGGCTCATGCAGGTCTCGGAATGGGCGGGTCTGCAGAAGGGCCTGATCGACTGGGTGATCGGCCTGTTCCGCGGTATCCCGCTGGTGGTGGCGATCCTGATCCTGCTGGCGATCGCGATGCTCGTCGGCCTGATCGGCGCGCTGGGCCTGTGGGTCGAGATGTGGTGGAACTACCGGCTCGACCGTGAGGCCGGCGGCACGCTGCGGGTGCGCCGGGGCCTGTTCACCACGCGCTCGATCTCGATCGAGGAACGCCGGATGCGCGGCATCGACCTCGTCGAGCCGCTCGGGAACCGGATCTCCGGCGCGGCGCGGGTCGACGCGATCGCCACCGGCATGCGCCAAAGCGACGACAAGGACAAGACCGACTACCACACGCTTCTGCCCGCCGCGCCGGTCGCGACGGCCAACCGGATCGCCGCGGCGGTGCTGCGCGAACCGGTGTCGCCGACCGAAGCCGTCCGGCTGACCGGGCATCCGCGTGCCGCGCGGGGACGGCTGCTGCGCTGGTGGATCGGCTCGGTGGTGGTCCTGCTGGCGATCTTCGCGATCCTCGGCTTCCTGCTGACCGACGTCCTGCTGGTGATCGGTGCCGCGCTCGGCGTGGTGCTGCTGCCCGCGTCGGTGCTGCTGGCGCTGGACGCCTATCGCAACCTGGGGCACGGGATCACCGGGCGGTACCTCGTCGGACGGCACGGCACCGTGCGGCGGAGCACGTTCGCGCTGGAGCGCGACGGCGTGATCGGCTGGACGGTGAAGCAGTCGATCTTCCAGCGGCGCAAGGGTTTGCTGACCGTCGTGGCGACCACGGCCGCCGGTGCCGGGGCGTACTCGGTGTACGACGCGGGGGAGGAGCAGGGGCTGCTGTTCGCGGAGGAGTCGGTGCCGGAGCTGCTGACGCCGTTTCTGGAACGGGCTTGA
- a CDS encoding PH domain-containing protein → MNSVEAERGKVRLRPPRNVLDQRVVGWWRLQGTLFWGAPVLVLVVLGLLITPARFWLLTPAVVFAVAGLAWVIAMPLWWFKVHRWEVTETAVYARSGFFWQEWRVAPMSRIQTVDTLRGPLQQLFKLATVTVTTASARGAVKIRGLDHELAASLAEQLTETTQATPGDAT, encoded by the coding sequence GTGAACTCGGTGGAAGCCGAACGGGGGAAGGTGCGGCTGCGGCCGCCGCGGAACGTGCTGGATCAGCGGGTCGTGGGCTGGTGGCGGCTGCAGGGAACGCTTTTCTGGGGTGCGCCGGTACTGGTGCTGGTGGTGCTCGGGCTGCTCATCACGCCCGCGCGGTTCTGGCTGCTGACACCGGCGGTGGTGTTCGCGGTGGCGGGCCTGGCGTGGGTGATCGCGATGCCGCTGTGGTGGTTCAAGGTGCATCGCTGGGAGGTCACGGAGACGGCGGTGTACGCGCGCTCCGGGTTCTTCTGGCAGGAGTGGCGGGTCGCGCCGATGTCGCGGATCCAGACCGTGGACACCCTGCGCGGGCCGCTGCAGCAGCTGTTCAAGCTCGCGACCGTCACGGTCACCACGGCGTCGGCGCGGGGCGCGGTCAAGATCCGCGGCCTCGACCACGAACTGGCCGCGAGCCTGGCGGAGCAGCTCACCGAAACGACGCAGGCGACGCCAGGGGACGCGACATGA